The Teredinibacter sp. KSP-S5-2 genome includes a window with the following:
- a CDS encoding major capsid protein — MDIFSTFVLNRVVESLHRPASFLLDAFFPSVQTEDSEEIHFDIDQSKPRLAPFVSPLVEGKVVAEEGYQTYSFKPAYVKDKRRFNPNAPLKRAIGETIGGSLTPMNRREAALNKSMTNQLENLTRREEVMASEAMRFGRVTVSGENYPTKVVDFKRHADLTRVLLGNLQWGEPGVNPLNDLEDWASIIQLVSGAAARTVVFDPMAWRLFKDNDKVDKLLDKRRGTDTTLSIDPIAFGQGNKKVRYVGSIGDFEFFVYNDVYVDDDGVDQSVLPSYTVLMGSAGELEGTRCYGVIQDEKANYQANRYFSKSWLEEDPAVRWLLMQSAPLIVPYRPNASMCITVRQRG, encoded by the coding sequence ATGGATATTTTTTCCACATTTGTGTTAAATCGGGTGGTGGAATCACTACATCGTCCCGCGTCGTTTTTACTCGATGCCTTTTTTCCCTCCGTGCAAACTGAAGACAGTGAAGAAATTCACTTCGATATTGATCAATCCAAGCCGCGCCTTGCGCCCTTCGTTTCACCTTTGGTGGAAGGCAAGGTGGTGGCGGAAGAAGGGTATCAAACCTATTCCTTTAAACCGGCTTATGTGAAAGACAAAAGACGGTTCAATCCCAATGCGCCGCTGAAGCGTGCCATCGGTGAAACCATTGGTGGTTCATTAACGCCGATGAACCGCCGGGAGGCTGCACTGAATAAATCGATGACCAACCAACTGGAAAATCTCACACGACGAGAAGAAGTTATGGCCTCAGAAGCCATGCGGTTTGGTCGTGTGACGGTATCCGGTGAAAACTATCCAACCAAAGTAGTAGACTTTAAGCGGCACGCCGACCTCACACGTGTCTTGCTGGGGAATTTGCAGTGGGGCGAACCCGGTGTGAACCCACTCAATGATTTGGAAGATTGGGCAAGTATTATTCAGTTAGTTTCGGGGGCGGCGGCACGCACGGTAGTCTTTGATCCGATGGCGTGGCGACTGTTTAAAGACAACGACAAAGTGGATAAATTGTTGGATAAACGTCGTGGTACAGATACGACGTTAAGCATTGATCCCATTGCCTTTGGCCAGGGAAATAAAAAAGTACGTTATGTCGGCTCGATTGGCGATTTTGAATTCTTTGTCTACAACGATGTGTATGTTGATGACGATGGTGTGGATCAATCAGTACTGCCCAGTTACACCGTGCTCATGGGCAGTGCAGGCGAGTTGGAAGGCACTCGCTGCTATGGTGTCATCCAAGATGAAAAAGCCAATTACCAAGCTAATCGCTATTTTTCCAAATCCTGGTTAGAAGAAGATCCCGCAGTGCGTTGGTTATTGATGCAATCGGCTCCATTAATTGTGCCGTATCGTCCAAACGCCTCCATGTGCATTACTGTGCGACAAAGAGGGTAG
- a CDS encoding head decoration protein, which translates to MSYPGIAEGFVDQGSSVVDNLIAGEFPRVVMQVTVGGGVDYPAGAVIGEIDDEQLFVFSAAGAEDGSEIPEAVLAAPVDATQGPVQAMAYFSGHFNSQALTLGDGHTLETVRRAFRIRSIFLSANQA; encoded by the coding sequence ATGAGTTATCCAGGTATTGCAGAAGGGTTTGTTGATCAGGGCAGCTCGGTTGTTGACAATTTAATTGCCGGTGAATTTCCAAGAGTGGTGATGCAGGTTACCGTCGGGGGTGGTGTGGACTATCCCGCTGGCGCTGTTATTGGTGAAATTGATGATGAACAACTCTTTGTCTTCAGCGCCGCCGGTGCCGAAGACGGTTCGGAAATTCCCGAGGCGGTGTTGGCCGCACCGGTGGATGCGACCCAAGGCCCTGTGCAAGCAATGGCGTATTTTTCCGGTCACTTTAATTCGCAGGCGTTGACATTGGGAGACGGTCATACACTGGAAACCGTGCGTCGTGCTTTTCGTATTCGTTCGATTTTTCTTAGTGCCAATCAAGCTTGA